The sequence agaggctgtgatTGGTGGGAGAGTGTGATGGCTATGAAAAGGATTCAGAAGGTAAAGATCCgctttctttaatattttattgtaataaactGGAGCGGACAGCGGGCCGGCTGTGCTGAGCGCTGTGTAAACGGTTCCGTTTGGTCCTGAAAGGAAGGGTCAGTTAATGGATGTTTGTTGAGGCACTTATCAGCTCAATGTCGAGAACAAAGCCGGCTGTGTTGGAGTACAGAGAAAAGCAGGGACACGATTATAGCTGTTTACTGAAGCAGGGCTCGCTGCTGATCGGTAATAAGTTCCCCTGTGGGTGGCCGATACGGTTAAAACACCGTATCGCCGTATCGAGTCAAGATATTTATAGACACGTTTACTATTGGATTGCGAGTCAATATGATTGTTTGGCACAGAAAACAAAACGCATCAGTCGAGACAGGTTCTTAAAAACTGATATAGAATCTGGGGTTTCAGTCAGGTGAGTTTACTAGTCAGGTGTGTTTACCATTCAGGTGTGTTTACCAGTCAGCTGAGTTTACTAGTCAGGTGTGAGTTTACTACTCAGGTGTAAATTTACTACTCAGGTGTGTTTACTAGTCAGATGAATTCACTACTCAGGTGTATTTTACTAGTCAGGAGTGTTTACTGGTCACGTGAGTTTACTAGTCAGGTGTGAATTTACTAGTCAGGTGTGAAAAATAGGGGTTTTGCTTGCTGGAAATGCCCAAACAGTTTAAAATTAGGTGGGTGAACAGAAACACCGCCTATTCCACTTTGTTAAAAAACATAAGGATGCCAGAGACATTTCTTTGGATTAAAGGCACACTTTGCAACCCTTTGTTGATTTTCTTTCCTGGTGTGCTGCTGTTCCTCTGGGTTCTTACCCTAGCCATGCTTGATTGTTTTAAGTACAACAGATGGCAAACACAACAAAAAAGGTTTTGGTCATTATATGGTTGAAAGTaaaatacaatcagaaaaaaattatcAGTCTAGGGTCATCAGTAAACGCTAATCTAGACAGactcacattgttttttttacgcTAAGGAGTTATTATACTGTGATATGAATTTGTTAGACTCCACTAAACACATGTAAACAAGGTAGTTTAGAAACTACATGATAcaataatttattctgtattGGGTATGTGCTTCTCACTGTGCCCCGAAATTTTAATAGTATTAATTTATTAGACATAGCTCGTCTTAAAAGTACTTTCCAGCACtttgtttaatgcttttaatgcttttaattttaGTCCATTACCTAATGTTACCTATACAAATAACGTATATTACTAGAATTACTCTACAAAACTGAAACTCGTTCCCTGCCAGTATGATTTGGCCTGTTTTCAGGGTATGGTTGCAGTGTTGATTTCAGCTATCAAACTGTGTGATGTGTGCATAGGTTTAGAAACAGTGTAATTACATGGCTTACTCCAAAGTGTTTGTGCAGCCATGCCAGCAGTTGTCATGCCACAGACAAACACAGGGAGACTTTTCCAGTCATAAATTAGGCCCAAATGCAGTATTGGACTAGATGTTTCTCTCAGAAGATCCTTTGTGTAACTGAAGATCCTTTGTGGACTGTTATATTTCTTGCttttggagtgatctttgttggttgacCTCTCCTGGCAATGGCTACAAATTTATTGGAGTTACAATGATGAATTTCTGCACAATCTGTCTGACTGAGGATTGGTGTATAAAACACTtcatgatacacttccacaaatGTGTTGTGAAAATCAAACTTAGATAGATCCTCAAAAAAATGGGGCTtcacccactcacacctgatcaacatcccattgattgaaaacagTTGGAGTAGATTTTGCCACATTTCTGTGAGGGTTTTTGTTTGCATTGAGAGACTCTATAAGCATTAGCCAGGTGAGGATGTCAAATGATCATCCTATGATAAATCCCACTGTAGTACGAGCACTAAAAAGCACAATATAggactatttattttttattttttttgtaaatgttttattgaAATTCTTTGTAATATTTTTGGGTGAATTATTTGGGTTTCTAATTTTATTGCTTTTAACACTAGAGAGGATTACCACCTACTTTTGTTATATCTGGTATAATGACAAATAAAGATAATTTTGATGGTCCattattccagaaaacacagttccactgctgcacacctcagtgctggggggctttatacttcTTTAACCCATATCTATCTTTAGGTTGGCATGgcactaaaagtttttttttttttcagctccaaaGACTCCTGTTGTATTGTCAATACTACTAtctcaagctgtgtgtgtgtgtttgcacatctgtgtcagcaatgggtgcactagctaaataaatgcatttattagaaggggtgtccataaTCTATTGGACATATAGTGTGTGGTCACTGCTCAGCCTGATTGCTGTTGGGCTGTTACCACAGCATAGCCTTAATGTTTGGTTCTTTAATCTGGAGTCAGTTTTCGAATGGAAATGAAGTCACCATTCCTGCAGTTCCCTGGCACTGGCCAAAATGAGCCAGCAGGGGCTTGGGTATAAGGATGGTAATGCTGTCAAGCTGTTGCCTTCTCAAATTCCTGCAAACTGACTTCACGCTAAAGGACTAGCATCCTGATTTATGGATTTTTCCTTGGAATTTTCCATTACAGTAGGCAAAACACATATGGAAATGTTGTACAAACAGATTTTTCGGTATCTAAAAGCAAAGAACTGTTCTAAAGTGTCtctatgtacgtgtgtgtgtgtgtgtgtgtgtgtgtgtgtgtgtgtgtgtgtgtgtgtgtgtgcgtgtgtttgcaggAGTTACAGGACTTGCAGCGAGACCCTCCTTCACAATGTTCAGCGGGACCAATGGGCGAGGATTGTGAGTATTTCTTTAAGCATGGTTCTCAGCAAACCGCAAACATGCAGTcacatacactgatcagccataacattaaaagcaAAGAGCTTCATTGAGTTAACTGATGATCTGTAAATGATCTGAGTGGATATATTAGGCATCAAGTAAACAATAATTTCTTAAAGTTTATGTGTTGAAGCAGGAGAAATGGACAAATGTAAGAATTTGAAACACTTTGACAAGAACCAAATTGTGATGGTTATATGTCTGGATCAAATCTATCTTAAAAACATCAAGTAGCTCTTTTGGGTTGTTCCCAGTTTGCCATGGTCAGTAGCTACGAAATGTTCTCCAAGGACGACCAACCAGGGATTATGGGACCAGTCCTCACTGATTCTTATGGAGGCTCACCTCACAACCTACTGAACTGGTGTTGCTAGATGATGTGTTGAATGTTGTTAGAATAATCTTCTTGCCAGAATATCCAGATGTCAGAGGTGTTTTAGTAGCACAAATTGGGGGCGTGAACAATATTAGGCAGATGGTTTTAATATTTTGGCTGATGGCTAACAATATTCTCAACTCTCATACATTTAGCAGATGAATAAAGGGAAATTAAATGGTTGTTGTTCTCACCCTGCTGTGTgttgtgtttcagtgtttcactGGCAAGCTACTATAATGGGACCAGTAagtacatttcttaaaaatgcattttaaatatacatcaacatgccaaatgtcatgggacaggaacttgtatgatgtcccatgacttttaccaTGTTCCATGGATGTAAAAGAAGCTACACTGACCTGTGGAAGTGATTTCTACTGAAGTCACTTGTTTGTGTTTCTAACTCAGAGCTGccgatcacaatcattaccacccactgcactgtccactgtgggtagtaacgccttctatgatgtattcctggtgcaCATGTTGAACATGTTTATATTTTTGGTGAACGCCAGACTGAATAACTCAA is a genomic window of Astyanax mexicanus isolate ESR-SI-001 chromosome 14, AstMex3_surface, whole genome shotgun sequence containing:
- the ube2d1a gene encoding ubiquitin-conjugating enzyme E2 D1a isoform X1, which codes for MFVEALISSMSRTKPAVLEYREKQGHDYSCLLKQGSLLIGNKFPCGWPIRLKHRIAVSSQDIYRHVYYWIASQYDCLAQKTKRISRDRFLKTDIESGVSVRSYRTCSETLLHNVQRDQWARIGDSPFQGGVFFLTIQFPTDYPFKPPKVAFTTKIYHPNINSNGSICLDILRSQWSPALTVSKVLLSICSLLCDPNPDDPLVPDIAHTYKSDKDKYNRLAREWTQKYAM